The Daucus carota subsp. sativus chromosome 7, DH1 v3.0, whole genome shotgun sequence genome window below encodes:
- the LOC108192749 gene encoding transcription factor MYB96 isoform X2 has protein sequence MIQGSIGLLFIPWGITVSGLERSGKSCRLRWVNHLKPGLKKGSFTAKEDRTIIHLQAVLGNKWAAIANHLPGRTDNDIKNHWNKHLKKIAEITQDNYSDKHRYGSSSNVTTNARHQAPSHTTTLPLVSLGLRSPPSTVATGPLLSPDCMSFKSSCGRNLRAHRSLADPANHDQFRSQAAPVTPTFSYPHEPYVFNCENIAIWLQMWNKQDH, from the exons ATGATCCAAGGATCAATCGGTCTCCTGTTCATTCCCTGGGGTATAACCGTATCAG GTTTGGAGAGATCAGGCAAGAGTTGTAGACTCCGATGGGTAAACCATCTTAAACCTGGTTTGAAAAAGGGCAGTTTCACTGCTAAGGAAGACAGAACGATTATCCATCTTCAGGCTGTTCTTGGCAACAA ATGGGCTGCTATAGCAAACCATCTGCCTGGAAGGACTGACAATGACATTAAAAATCATTGGAATAAGCATTTGAAGAAGATTGCAGAAATTACTCAAGACAACTACAGTGACAAGCACCGATATGGGAGTAGTAGTAATGTTACTACCAATGCACGTCACCAGGCCCCTAGTCATACTACAACTCTACCACTCGTTTCACTGGGACTCAGGTCCCCCCCTTCTACAGTGGCAACAGGACCATTGCTCTCGCCAGACTGTATGAGCTTCAAGTCGTCTTGTGGCCGGAATCTCAGAGCCCATCGATCGCTTGCAGATCCTGCAAATCATGACCAGTTTCGTAGCCAAGCAGCCCCTGTTACTCCAACTTTTAGTTACCCACATGAGCCATATGTTTTCAACTGTGAAAATATAGCGATATGGCTACAGATGTGGAATAAACAAGACCACTAG
- the LOC108192749 gene encoding transcription factor MYB96 isoform X1, whose translation MGRPLMGKESVASRGQWSPEEDLVLASYVQENGSCNWQYVPKNTGLERSGKSCRLRWVNHLKPGLKKGSFTAKEDRTIIHLQAVLGNKWAAIANHLPGRTDNDIKNHWNKHLKKIAEITQDNYSDKHRYGSSSNVTTNARHQAPSHTTTLPLVSLGLRSPPSTVATGPLLSPDCMSFKSSCGRNLRAHRSLADPANHDQFRSQAAPVTPTFSYPHEPYVFNCENIAIWLQMWNKQDH comes from the exons ATGGGGAGACCGCTTATGGGAAAGGAGAGCGTAGCTAGCAGAGGTCAATGGAGTCCTGAAGAGGATCTTGTACTTGCATCATACGTTCAAGAAAATGGTTCATGCAATTGGCAATATGTTCCAAAAAATACTG GTTTGGAGAGATCAGGCAAGAGTTGTAGACTCCGATGGGTAAACCATCTTAAACCTGGTTTGAAAAAGGGCAGTTTCACTGCTAAGGAAGACAGAACGATTATCCATCTTCAGGCTGTTCTTGGCAACAA ATGGGCTGCTATAGCAAACCATCTGCCTGGAAGGACTGACAATGACATTAAAAATCATTGGAATAAGCATTTGAAGAAGATTGCAGAAATTACTCAAGACAACTACAGTGACAAGCACCGATATGGGAGTAGTAGTAATGTTACTACCAATGCACGTCACCAGGCCCCTAGTCATACTACAACTCTACCACTCGTTTCACTGGGACTCAGGTCCCCCCCTTCTACAGTGGCAACAGGACCATTGCTCTCGCCAGACTGTATGAGCTTCAAGTCGTCTTGTGGCCGGAATCTCAGAGCCCATCGATCGCTTGCAGATCCTGCAAATCATGACCAGTTTCGTAGCCAAGCAGCCCCTGTTACTCCAACTTTTAGTTACCCACATGAGCCATATGTTTTCAACTGTGAAAATATAGCGATATGGCTACAGATGTGGAATAAACAAGACCACTAG
- the LOC108192749 gene encoding transcription factor MYB96 isoform X3 — translation MSGLERSGKSCRLRWVNHLKPGLKKGSFTAKEDRTIIHLQAVLGNKWAAIANHLPGRTDNDIKNHWNKHLKKIAEITQDNYSDKHRYGSSSNVTTNARHQAPSHTTTLPLVSLGLRSPPSTVATGPLLSPDCMSFKSSCGRNLRAHRSLADPANHDQFRSQAAPVTPTFSYPHEPYVFNCENIAIWLQMWNKQDH, via the exons ATGTCAG GTTTGGAGAGATCAGGCAAGAGTTGTAGACTCCGATGGGTAAACCATCTTAAACCTGGTTTGAAAAAGGGCAGTTTCACTGCTAAGGAAGACAGAACGATTATCCATCTTCAGGCTGTTCTTGGCAACAA ATGGGCTGCTATAGCAAACCATCTGCCTGGAAGGACTGACAATGACATTAAAAATCATTGGAATAAGCATTTGAAGAAGATTGCAGAAATTACTCAAGACAACTACAGTGACAAGCACCGATATGGGAGTAGTAGTAATGTTACTACCAATGCACGTCACCAGGCCCCTAGTCATACTACAACTCTACCACTCGTTTCACTGGGACTCAGGTCCCCCCCTTCTACAGTGGCAACAGGACCATTGCTCTCGCCAGACTGTATGAGCTTCAAGTCGTCTTGTGGCCGGAATCTCAGAGCCCATCGATCGCTTGCAGATCCTGCAAATCATGACCAGTTTCGTAGCCAAGCAGCCCCTGTTACTCCAACTTTTAGTTACCCACATGAGCCATATGTTTTCAACTGTGAAAATATAGCGATATGGCTACAGATGTGGAATAAACAAGACCACTAG
- the LOC108195255 gene encoding mini zinc finger protein 3 produces MKKRQVVVRSRGGSGRSNSTSMARGVRYAECQKNHAANIGGYAVDGCREFMANGDEGSAEALNCAACGCHRNFHRREVDEVVSDESFSTNSYSRTTTGA; encoded by the coding sequence ATGAAGAAGCGTCAAGTGGTAGTGAGATCGAGAGGCGGATCTGGTAGGAGCAACAGCACATCAATGGCGAGAGGCGTGAGGTACGCAGAATGCCAGAAGAATCATGCGGCCAACATAGGAGGGTACGCTGTGGACGGATGCAGAGAATTCATGGCGAATGGAGATGAAGGCTCAGCAGAAGCGCTGAACTGCGCGGCTTGCGGTTGCCACAGGAACTTCCATAGGAGGGAAGTGGATGAGGTAGTTTCTGATGAGTCGTTTTCAACTAATTCTTATTCGCGTACTACTACTGGTGCTTAA